A part of Candidatus Angelobacter sp. genomic DNA contains:
- a CDS encoding family 16 glycoside hydrolase — protein sequence MFRLTTGIVILAFAWQLRAAECYLDFSGARLNEPPPGFRSAVSGEGKPGEWKVIDDQSRPSSAGPEVKSSVATRHPVLAQLSRDATGEHFPLLIFEQQTFDDFTLTTRFKTVSGSAEQMAGVAFRLQDENNYYIARVSSLGQNFRFYKFVDGTHTDPIGPVIEIQTNAWHELAIDCAGNKIRCFLDGKQAIPDITDTTFSEGKIGFWTKSDSVSYFGDTKIIYRPKEPLAALLVRETLEKYPRLLGLKIYAATGPKTDLHIVAGDNKHEIGQPAGKAAEDVVARDVVYCGRGKKETLVTLPLHDRNGEAVAAVCVVLRPFPGQTEQAALARARPIVKEMESRVRSAKDLTQ from the coding sequence GTTGCGCGCGGCGGAGTGCTATCTTGATTTCAGCGGAGCCCGCCTCAACGAACCGCCGCCTGGTTTTCGCAGCGCAGTGTCCGGCGAAGGAAAACCCGGCGAGTGGAAGGTCATCGACGACCAAAGCCGGCCGTCGTCCGCCGGACCCGAGGTCAAGTCATCGGTTGCCACCCGGCACCCGGTGCTCGCGCAGTTGTCACGCGACGCCACAGGTGAACATTTCCCCCTGCTTATCTTCGAACAACAAACGTTCGACGACTTCACTCTCACGACAAGATTCAAGACCGTGAGCGGTTCGGCTGAACAGATGGCGGGCGTGGCTTTCCGCCTCCAGGACGAAAATAATTACTACATCGCGCGAGTCAGTTCGCTCGGACAGAACTTTCGCTTTTACAAGTTCGTTGACGGAACCCACACGGATCCGATCGGCCCGGTTATCGAGATTCAAACCAATGCCTGGCACGAACTTGCCATCGACTGCGCCGGCAACAAAATACGGTGTTTCCTCGATGGCAAACAGGCGATCCCCGACATTACCGACACCACGTTTAGCGAGGGCAAAATCGGTTTTTGGACCAAGTCCGACTCGGTCAGTTATTTCGGCGACACAAAAATCATTTACCGCCCGAAGGAACCGTTAGCGGCGCTACTGGTTCGAGAGACCCTGGAGAAATACCCACGGCTGCTGGGGTTGAAGATTTACGCGGCGACCGGGCCGAAAACGGATCTCCATATCGTCGCAGGTGACAACAAACACGAAATTGGGCAACCGGCCGGCAAGGCGGCGGAGGATGTCGTTGCGAGGGACGTTGTTTACTGTGGCCGCGGCAAGAAGGAAACGCTTGTGACTTTGCCATTGCACGATCGCAACGGCGAGGCGGTCGCCGCCGTCTGCGTTGTTCTGCGGCCGTTTCCCGGTCAGACCGAACAGGCCGCGCTGGCGCGCGCCCGGCCTATTGTCAAAGAAATGGAAAGTCGTGTTCGCTCCGCAAAGGATCTGACCCAATAG